A genomic region of Trifolium pratense cultivar HEN17-A07 linkage group LG3, ARS_RC_1.1, whole genome shotgun sequence contains the following coding sequences:
- the LOC123917391 gene encoding structure-specific endonuclease subunit SLX1 isoform X2 yields the protein MRKKKVARSKVTASSVSAEEEDESVQIELPQNTENDGGEGEGFFACYLLTSLNPRFKGHTYIGFTVNPRRRIRQHNGEIGSGAWRTKKKRPWEMVLCIYGFPTNVAALQFEWAWQHPVESLAVRKAAVGFKSLSGVANKIKLAYTMLTLPSWQNMDMTVNFFSTKYMKHCAGCPNLPQHMTVEIGSMDELPCYTERIGGLLDNEDDITGEMEFDNNNASYTDRIDGLLENEDDITDEVEFDDNNANTSGSVPYASDDSITADSPNHRDKISEPFGWNKEPEARESPGHSFTPQEQSEQFGSISSPEGKSLATSKRRVTVDTDFISSTKTSNAESSKPDSEEMGAGDVRGAFFAPYQAEIIDLSTPSPSCRNFIDRKKRRVSSSISSEFVDLTRSPNFIQLS from the exons ATGAGGAAGAAAAAAGTTGCAAGATCTAAGGTCACTGCATCTTCTGTATCagcagaagaagaagatgaatctGTTCAAATTGAACTTCCACAGAACACCGAAAACGATGGTGGTGAAGGAGAAGGATTCTTCGCTTGTTACCTCTTAACCTCTCTCAACCCCCGTTTCAAAGGCCACACCTACATAGG ATTTACGGTGAATCCACGGCGTAGGATTCGGCAACACAATGGAGAAATTGGGAGTGGAGCTTGGAGAACTAAGAAGAAGAGACCTTGGGAGATGGTTTTGTGTATATATGGCTTCCCAACTAACGTGGCTGCTCTTCAG TTTGAATGGGCTTGGCAACACCCTGTTGAATCATTGGCAGTAAGAAAAGCAGCTGTTGGTTTTAAATCCCTCTCAGGAGTTGCCAATAAGATCAAACTTGCTTACACAATGCTTACCCTTCCGTCGTGGCAGAA CATGGATATGACAGTGAACTTCTTCTCGACAAAATACATGAAACATTGTGCCGGTTGCCCAAACTTGCCGCAGCACATGACTGTTGAGATTGGTTCGATGGATGAACTTCCATGTTATACAGAAAGAATTGGTGGTTTGTTAGATAATGAAGATGATATTACTGGTGAGATGGAATTTGACAATAACAATGCTAGTTATACCGACAGAATTGATGGTTTGttagagaatgaagatgatatTACTGATGAAGTGGAATTTGACGATAACAATGCTAATACTAGTGGTTCTGTTCCATATGCAAGTGATGATTCTATAACTGCTGATTCACC GAATCACAGGGACAAAATTAGTGAACCATTTGGGTGGAACAAAGAACCTGAAGCGAGAGAATCACCAGGTCATTCATTCACTCCACAAGAGCAGAGTGAACAATTCGGTTCAATCTCATCGCCCGAGGGGAAATCACTAGCAACTTCAAAAAGACGAGTGACCGTAGACACAGATTTTATAAGTTCGACGAAAACGAGTAATGCTGAATCAAGTAAGCCAGATTCTGAAGAAATGGGTGCTGGTGATGTCAGAGGTGCATTCTTTGCCCCCTATCAAGCTGAGATAATCGATTTGTCTACGCCGTCTCCTAGCTGTAGAAACTTTATAGATAGGAAGAAGAGAAGAGTTTCCTCGTCAATTAGTTCTGAGTTTGTTGACTTAACAAGGTCCCCCAACTTCATCCAACTGTCATGA
- the LOC123913165 gene encoding CBL-interacting serine/threonine-protein kinase 10-like has translation MENDMKPYVLMEQYELGRLLGQGTFGKVYYARSRVTNQSFAIKAIDKDKVMRAGQADRIKREIYVMKLARHPNIIQLFEVMATKSKIYFVIEFAKGGELFNKVAKGKLKEEVAHRYFKQLINALDFCHSRGVYHRDIKPENILLDENGNLKVSDFGLSALVESNQQDMILRTPCGTPAYVAPEVIKRKGYDGAKADIWSCGIVLFVLLAGYLPFHDSNLIEMYRKISKAELKCPSWFRPEVCTLLSEILDPKPDTRISIEKIKEHVWFKNGPNTRNKKPKVENSSVSSSGTVVSDQSDENNSPEAEAKEVSVVPISMNAFHIISLSASFDLSRFFKEDVQKKEARFSSKLPASVIISKMEDVAKQLRMKIKKKAAGLLKLEGVDEGRKGVLSIDAEIFEVTPNFHLVEVKKSNGDTLEYQKILKDDIRPALQDIVWVWQTDQQQLDQQEQIHDQQQQQPQS, from the coding sequence ATGGAGAATGATATGAAACCGTATGTGTTAATGGAACAATATGAGTTAGGGAGGTTACTTGGTCAGGGAACATTTGGAAAGGTTTACTATGCACGGAGTAGGGTAACTAACCAGAGTTTCGCTATTAAAGCGATTGACAAAGATAAGGTTATGAGAGCTGGTCAAGCTGATCGAATCAAGCGCGAAATATATGTTATGAAATTGGCTAGACATCCGAATATTATACAGCTTTTTGAGGTTATGGCAACTAAGAGTAAAATTTACTTTGTTATCGAGTTTGCTAAAGGCGGTGAGCTTTTTAACAAGGTGGCTAAAGGAAAACTCAAAGAAGAAGTTGCACACAGATATTTTAAGCAGTTAATTAATGCGCTTGATTTTTGTCACAGTAGAGGTGTGTATCATCGAGACATTAAGCCTGAAAACATTCTATTGGATGAAAATGGGAATCTGAAGGTTTCTGATTTTGGGTTAAGTGCTCTTGTGGAATCAAATCAACAGGATATGATTCTCCGTACGCCTTGTGGCACTCCGGCTTATGTTGCTCCAGAAGTCATCAAAAGGAAAGGGTATGATGGTGCGAAAGCCGATATTTGGTCTTGTGGAATAGTTCTATTTGTTTTATTGGCAGGTTATCTTCCTTTTCATGACTCAAATTTGATAGAGATGTATAGGAAGATAAGCAAAGCAGAGCTAAAATGTCCGAGTTGGTTTCGACCGGAAGTGTGCACGCTATTAAGCGAAATATTGGATCCAAAACCCGACACTAGGATTTCCATAGAAAAGATTAAGGAACATGTTTGGTTTAAAAATGGACCAAATACTagaaataaaaaaccaaaagtGGAAAACAGCAGTGTCTCTTCTTCAGGTACAGTTGTTTCTGATCAAAGTGATGAAAACAACAGTCCAGAAGCAGAAGCAAAGGAAGTGTCGGTCGTGCCAATTAGTATGAATGCCTTTCATATCATCTCCCTTTCTGCTAGTTTTGATCTTTCTAGATTCTTTAAAGAAGATGTTCAGAAAAAAGAAGCGAGATTTAGTTCGAAACTACCTGCATCGGTCATTATCTCGAAGATGGAAGACGTTGCTAAGCAACTGAGGatgaaaattaagaaaaaagcTGCTGGTTTGTTGAAATTAGAGGGAGTCGATGAAGGTAGGAAAGGGGTTTTATCTATTGATGCTGAGATCTTTGAGGTTACTCCTAATTTCCATTTAGTTGAGGTGAAAAAATCAAATGGAGATACTTTGGAATATCAGAAAATATTGAAAGATGATATTAGGCCTGCTCTTCAGGATATTGTTTGGGTGTGGCAAACTGATCAACAACAGTTAGATCAGCAGGAACAGATACATGATCAGCAGCAACAACAGCCGCAGTCATAA
- the LOC123917391 gene encoding uncharacterized protein LOC123917391 isoform X1 codes for MRKKKVARSKVTASSVSAEEEDESVQIELPQNTENDGGEGEGFFACYLLTSLNPRFKGHTYIGFTVNPRRRIRQHNGEIGSGAWRTKKKRPWEMVLCIYGFPTNVAALQFEWAWQHPVESLAVRKAAVGFKSLSGVANKIKLAYTMLTLPSWQNMDMTVNFFSTKYMKHCAGCPNLPQHMTVEIGSMDELPCYTERIGGLLDNEDDITGEMEFDNNNASYTDRIDGLLENEDDITDEVEFDDNNANTSGSVPYASDDSITADSPKRENHLGGTKNLNHRDKISEPFGWNKEPEARESPGHSFTPQEQSEQFGSISSPEGKSLATSKRRVTVDTDFISSTKTSNAESSKPDSEEMGAGDVRGAFFAPYQAEIIDLSTPSPSCRNFIDRKKRRVSSSISSEFVDLTRSPNFIQLS; via the exons ATGAGGAAGAAAAAAGTTGCAAGATCTAAGGTCACTGCATCTTCTGTATCagcagaagaagaagatgaatctGTTCAAATTGAACTTCCACAGAACACCGAAAACGATGGTGGTGAAGGAGAAGGATTCTTCGCTTGTTACCTCTTAACCTCTCTCAACCCCCGTTTCAAAGGCCACACCTACATAGG ATTTACGGTGAATCCACGGCGTAGGATTCGGCAACACAATGGAGAAATTGGGAGTGGAGCTTGGAGAACTAAGAAGAAGAGACCTTGGGAGATGGTTTTGTGTATATATGGCTTCCCAACTAACGTGGCTGCTCTTCAG TTTGAATGGGCTTGGCAACACCCTGTTGAATCATTGGCAGTAAGAAAAGCAGCTGTTGGTTTTAAATCCCTCTCAGGAGTTGCCAATAAGATCAAACTTGCTTACACAATGCTTACCCTTCCGTCGTGGCAGAA CATGGATATGACAGTGAACTTCTTCTCGACAAAATACATGAAACATTGTGCCGGTTGCCCAAACTTGCCGCAGCACATGACTGTTGAGATTGGTTCGATGGATGAACTTCCATGTTATACAGAAAGAATTGGTGGTTTGTTAGATAATGAAGATGATATTACTGGTGAGATGGAATTTGACAATAACAATGCTAGTTATACCGACAGAATTGATGGTTTGttagagaatgaagatgatatTACTGATGAAGTGGAATTTGACGATAACAATGCTAATACTAGTGGTTCTGTTCCATATGCAAGTGATGATTCTATAACTGCTGATTCACCGAAGCGAGAGAATCATTTGGGTGGAACAAAGAACCTGAATCACAGGGACAAAATTAGTGAACCATTTGGGTGGAACAAAGAACCTGAAGCGAGAGAATCACCAGGTCATTCATTCACTCCACAAGAGCAGAGTGAACAATTCGGTTCAATCTCATCGCCCGAGGGGAAATCACTAGCAACTTCAAAAAGACGAGTGACCGTAGACACAGATTTTATAAGTTCGACGAAAACGAGTAATGCTGAATCAAGTAAGCCAGATTCTGAAGAAATGGGTGCTGGTGATGTCAGAGGTGCATTCTTTGCCCCCTATCAAGCTGAGATAATCGATTTGTCTACGCCGTCTCCTAGCTGTAGAAACTTTATAGATAGGAAGAAGAGAAGAGTTTCCTCGTCAATTAGTTCTGAGTTTGTTGACTTAACAAGGTCCCCCAACTTCATCCAACTGTCATGA
- the LOC123913167 gene encoding protein FAR1-RELATED SEQUENCE 5-like produces the protein MDSSNNMVDDEVMKVDNINDDDTCWDPATGMCFSCLDEVKSFYGEYALKKGFRWKIRTSRKGSDGEICYLILACSRVGSNVSKVSCTSKTLPEKVNSCPAKICVKMEENGLWYIKKFEPDHSHETSPTKAKLFKANKKMNLHVKRTIQINDDVGVRINKAFQSPVKDAGEHGSIPFCDRDVRNYVNKERCAIGKEGGVKALISYFCQMREQHSNFFYDIDLDVKNVFWADARSRATYEYFGDVVTLDTTYLTNKHDMLFLAFVGVNHHGQSTLLGCGLLSGEDTESYVWLFKSWLRCMLGKAPIGIVTDQCKTMQNAIELVFPTTRHRWCLWHIMKKVPEKLSRYDEYKRIKSAMKEAVYDTYTTTDFEEKWCSFIDKFELQHNDWLSGLYNERHKWAPTFVRKYFWAGMSTTQRSDSVHAFFDGYIDSTTSLNQFVKQYDNALRSRAIEESEADFNSMDTTIPCGSNSSIEKQFQGEYTHAKFKEVQAEFRSKMNCAASLNVLEGCFATYHVLEEVVVGDIPKERVLNVVFNQESHDFNCECSLFEFRGILCCHVLSVCAQERIKNVPEKYVLTRWNKNIKRKHSFIKSSYDGTELKPQMVRFEKLCKHFYDIAEVAAKSEDGTKALHEMLRQFNSNLPPMDGTTNKHETYNEMK, from the coding sequence ATGGATAGTTCAAATAATATGGTGGATGATGAAGTTATGAAAGTTGACAACATTAATGACGATGACACGTGTTGGGACCCTGCAACAGGGATGTGTTTTTCTTGTTTAGATGAAGTTAAATCTTTTTATGGAGAATATGCTTTGAAAAAGGGTTTTCGGTGGAAGATTAGAACATCAAGAAAAGGATCAGACGGAGAAATATGCTACTTAATTCTAGCATGTTCAAGAGTGGGGTCTAATGTCTCAAAGGTTTCGTGTACATCGAAGACACTTCCGGAAAAGGTGAATAGTTGTCCTGCTAAGATTTGTGTGAAGATGGAAGAAAATGGATTGTGgtacattaaaaaatttgaaccTGACCATTCTCACGAGACCAGCCCTACAAAGGCAAAGTTGTTCAAGGCTAACAAGAAAATGAATTTGCATGTAAAGAGGACTATCCAAATCAATGATGATGTAGGAGTGAGGATTAACAAAGCTTTCCAATCTCCTGTTAAAGATGCAGGAGAGCATGGCAGTATACCATTTTGTGATAGAGACGTGAGGAATTATGTTAACAAGGAAAGGTGTGCAATTGGAAAAGAAGGTGGTGTTAAGGCATTGATAAGctatttttgtcaaatgagGGAACAACATTCAAATTTCTTCTACGACATAGATTTGGACGTAAAAAATGTGTTTTGGGCTGATGCAAGAAGCAGAGCTACTTATGAGTATTTTGGAGATGTTGTAACTTTAGACACAACATACTTGACAAATAAACACGACATGCTTTTTCTGGCATTTGTTGGTGTGAATCATCATGGTCAATCAACATTACTTGGATGTGGGCTGCTTTCAGGAGAAGACACGGAATCGTATGTATGGCTATTCAAATCTTGGCTTCGCTGTATGCTAGGAAAGGCCCCTATTGGTATTGTGACTGACCAATGTAAGACTATGCAAAATGCCATTGAGTTAGTCTTCCCTACAACACGCCATAGGTGGTGTTTATGGCATATAATGAAAAAAGTTCCCGAAAAGCTCAGCAGATATGATGAATATAAAAGGATCAAGTCTGCGATGAAAGAAGCAGTTTATGATACATACACAACAACTGATTTTGAAGAGAAATGGTGTTCCTTCATCGACAAATTTGAGCTTCAACATAATGATTGGTTGAGTGGGTTGTATAACGAGCGTCATAAATGGGCACCAACCTTcgtaagaaaatatttttgggcAGGTATGTCAACTACGCAACGAAGTGATAGCGTACATGCTTTCTTTGATGGATATATTGATTCAACAACAAGTCTAAATCAATTTGTAAAGCAATATGATAACGCTCTTAGAAGTAGAGCAATAGAAGAATCTGAAGCAGATTTTAATTCAATGGATACTACAATTCCGTGTGGGTCAAACTCTTCCATTGAAAAGCAATTCCAAGGTGAGTACACCCATGCCAAATTCAAGGAAGTTCAAGCTGAATTCAGATCTAAAATGAACTGTGCTGCCTCGTTGAATGTTCTGGAGGGTTGTTTTGCTACTTATCATGTGTTGGAGGAGGTGGTAGTTGGAGACATACCTAAAGAACGTGTCTTAAATGTTGTGTTTAATCAGGAAAGCCATGATTTCAACTGTGAATGCTCGTTGTTTGAGTTTAGAGGCATCTTGTGTTGCCATGTGTTATCTGTATGTGCTCAAGAGAGGATTAAAAATGTGCCAGAGAAATATGTTTTAACAAGAtggaataaaaatattaaaaggaaGCATTCATTTATTAAGAGCAGTTATGATGGGACAGAATTGAAGCCGCAAATGGttagatttgaaaaattgtgcaAGCATTTCTATGATATTGCTGAAGTAGCCGCAAAGTCCGAAGATGGAACTAAGGCACTCCATGAAATGTTACGTCAGTTTAATTCTAATTTGCCCCCCATGGATGGTACAACTAACAAACACGAAACATACAATGAGATGAAATGA
- the LOC123913166 gene encoding phosphatidate cytidylyltransferase 4, chloroplastic-like, whose product MTHPGLTNSLSLHHHNFIPNYRPFSSQSQILRISSSSFAKPKPKPLFLRFTRRIIEPLHPRFIVSAVHQSEPERLPPPNAQKEDLLLKSQQQGSQLRNRVVFGLGIGISAGGIVLAGGWVFAAAIAAAVFAGAREYFELVRSRGITEGMTPPPRYVSRVCSVICALMPLLVMYLGHIDVSVASAAFVLAMALLVQRGSPRFAQLSSSIFGLFYCGYLPCFWVKLRCGLAVPALNTKLGATWPVLLGGQAHWTVGLVATLISISSIIAADTFAFLGGKTFGRTPLTSISPKKTWEGTFIGFCGCIVTSVVLSKVFSWPTSSLSAIGLGILTFFGSVFGDLTESMIKRDAGVKDSGSLIPGHGGVLDRADSYVFTGALAYSFVKTFLPFYGV is encoded by the exons ATGACTCACCCAGGACTCACCAACTCGCTCTCTCTTCATCATCACAATTTCATTCCCAATTATCGCCCCTTCTCTTCTCAATCTCAAATTCTCcgtatttcttcttcttcattcgCCAAACCCAAACCAAAACCATTATTCCTCCGGTTCACTCGCCGAATTATCGAACCGCTTCACCCCCGGTTCATTGTCTCCGCCGTCCATCAATCTGAACCGGAACGGCTTCCTCCACCCAATGCCCAAAAG GAGGATTTGCTCTTGAAATCTCAACAGCAAGGTAGTCAGCTTAGGAACAGAGTTGTTTTTGGACTTGGCATTGGGATTTCTGCTGGTGGTATTGTGTTGGCCGGAGGATGGGTTTTTGCAGCAGCTATAGCCGCAGCTGTCTTTGCTGGTGCACGTGAATATTTTGAATTGGTAAGGAGTCGAGGAATTACAGAAGGAATGACACCTCCTCCGCGATATGTGTCACGAGTCTGCTCTGTCATTTGTGCCTTAATGCCATTGCTTGTCAT GTATCTTGGTCATATTGATGTTTCTGTGGCTTCTGCTGCTTTTGTTTTGGCCATGGCATTACTCGTGCAAAGAGGAAGTCCCCGTTTTGCACAGCTAAGCAGTTCCATCTTTGGACTATTCTATTGTGGATATCTTCCATGTTTTTGGGTTAAGCTTCGATGCGGTTTAGCAGTTCCTGCCTTGAATACAA aACTTGGAGCAACATGGCCTGTTCTTCTTGGTGGTCAAGCTCATTGGACAGTAGGTCTTGTGGCAACTTTGATTTCCATAAGTAGCATAATTGCAGCTGATACATTTGCATTCCTTGGTGGCAAG ACATTTGGGAGAACGCCACTTACTAGTATAAGTCCAAAGAAGACATGGGAGGGAACTTTTATAGGATTTTGTGGGTGTATAGTTACTTCTGTTGTCCTGTCAAAAGTTTTCAGCTGGCCAACATCATCATTGAG CGCAATAGGTCTTGGCATTTTGACTTTCTTTGGGTCAGTTTTTGGTGATCTCACTGAATCAATGATTAAACGCGACGCTGGGGTGAAAGACTCTGGCTCACTAATACCTGGTCATG GTGGAGTACTAGACAGAGCGGATAGTTATGTTTTCACGGGTGCACTTGCATACTCTTTTGTCAAAACCTTTCTGCCGTTTTATGGAGTATGA